TAAAATGGTTGGAAAAGGAAAGATGTATGTGATAAAACGCGGTATgttataaactttattattcTGATATTATGTCGAGTAATCTTATTGTAATCCTATTGCGAACCTAAGTTATTATAACACTAATCagtttttgtaattattagaTGGACGTAAAGAAGATGTTCATTTTGACAAAATAACATCCAGGATTCAAAAGTTATGTTACAATTTAGATATGGATTATGTGGATCCTGTAAGTTTACTTATTAtcagattatttattacttaattatttatttcttaatattctatatctttttcataGTCTGCAATTACTTTCCGTGTTATCAGTGGTTTGTATTCAGGTGTAACCACTGTTGAATTAGACAATCTTGCAGCTGAAACTGCTGCAACTATGACTACTAAACATCCAGATTATGCGATATTAGCTGCAAGAATTGCAATATCTAATCTtcataaagaaacaaagaaaagtttTAGTGGtaagataagaaatatattcaattcatttctttatttcatttttagaaattcaatgttttgtttttatttggATCTCCCTTTCCATTTATAGAAGTAATACATAGCTTATATAATGTAAAGGAACATTATACAAATGAAGTTAGACCTGTTATTAGtgagaaatattacaatatcataaaaaataatgcaaataagTTAAATTCtgcaataatttatgataGAGACTTTAGTTATAATTACTTTGGTTTTAAGACACTTGAAAgaagttatttattaaaaatacaagggAAAGTGGTTGAAAGACCACAACACATGTTAATGAGAGTTGCAGTTGCCATCCATGGTGAAGATATCGATAAAGCTATAGAaacttacaattttttatcagaaCGTTATTTTACACATGCATCTCCATCACTTTTTTTTGCCTGTACTAGGCAACAGCAAATGTCTAGGTATATTTGtcaagattaaaataaaatgtatttatccATTCTAATGTAATAATCTagtgattatatttttcagttgTTTTTTACTAACAATGAGTGATGATAGCATAGATGGAATTTATGATACATTAAAAAGATGTGCACTTATTAGCAAATCAGCTGGTGGTATTGGACTTAATGTACATTGTATTCGAGCAAGAGGCACACCAATAGCTGGTACACTTGGTGTATCTAATGGTTTAATTCCAATGCTCAGAGTATACAATAATACTGCTCGATATGTTGATCAAGGAGGAAATAAAAGACCAGGAGCATTTGCTATATATTTAGAACCGTGGCATGCAgatatctttgaatttttagatcttaaaaagaatattgGTAAACTACATGTTTGTCTCtttattttgaaagattttgATTACCTATTTTAATAGTCTTATACTTAAcatttaatatctaataataattgacaggtaaagaagaaaatagagcAAGAGAATTATTCTATGCTTTATGGATACCTGATCTTTTTATGAAACGAGTTTTGGATAATGGTGTATGGTCTTTAATGTGTCCACATGAATCTCCTGGTCTACCTGATGTTTGGGGTGATGAATTTGAAGCTCTCTATACGcggtaaattaaattaaattatgtatattgataatacatagtaaaatatatcgacaatgttgaacatttttttaaataaatacatattatttttagatatgaGAATGAGAAAAGATATAAACGTCAGATTCAAGCGAGAGATTTATGGACAGCTATTCTTATTTCTCAAGTTGAAACAGGAACTCCTTACATGCTTTATAAAGATCATTGTAATCGTAAATCAAATCATCAAAATTTAGGGACAATCAAAAGCAGTAATTTGTGTACAGAAATCGTACAATATTCCAGTCCAGATGAAGTAGCTGTATGCAATTTAGCTTCAATTGCAGTGAATATGTTTGTAAACTCCAGTAATCAGAcatttgattttgaaaaactgcgaaaagtaacaaaaattgttactTGTAATTTAGACAAAATTATCGATGTGAATTATTATCCGGTTCCTGAAGCAAAAAcatcaaattttaaacataGGCCTATAGGTATATAGGtatttttatgtgaaatatCAAGTATACAATATTCAtatagttttaatattttttaatatttgtcatATGTATTTTAGGGATTGGAATTCAGGGCCTTGCA
This DNA window, taken from Bombus pyrosoma isolate SC7728 linkage group LG6, ASM1482585v1, whole genome shotgun sequence, encodes the following:
- the LOC122568218 gene encoding ribonucleoside-diphosphate reductase large subunit, whose amino-acid sequence is MVGKGKMYVIKRDGRKEDVHFDKITSRIQKLCYNLDMDYVDPSAITFRVISGLYSGVTTVELDNLAAETAATMTTKHPDYAILAARIAISNLHKETKKSFSEVIHSLYNVKEHYTNEVRPVISEKYYNIIKNNANKLNSAIIYDRDFSYNYFGFKTLERSYLLKIQGKVVERPQHMLMRVAVAIHGEDIDKAIETYNFLSERYFTHASPSLFFACTRQQQMSSCFLLTMSDDSIDGIYDTLKRCALISKSAGGIGLNVHCIRARGTPIAGTLGVSNGLIPMLRVYNNTARYVDQGGNKRPGAFAIYLEPWHADIFEFLDLKKNIGKEENRARELFYALWIPDLFMKRVLDNGVWSLMCPHESPGLPDVWGDEFEALYTRYENEKRYKRQIQARDLWTAILISQVETGTPYMLYKDHCNRKSNHQNLGTIKSSNLCTEIVQYSSPDEVAVCNLASIAVNMFVNSSNQTFDFEKLRKVTKIVTCNLDKIIDVNYYPVPEAKTSNFKHRPIGIGIQGLADAFLLMRYPFESEEAQKLNIQIFETLYYGALEASCELAAEKGTYETYQGSPVSKGILQYDMWNVTPTDLWNWTILKEKIAKHGIRNSLLIAPMPTASTAQILGNNESIEPYTSNIYARRVLSGEFQIVNPHLLRDLTERDLWDENMKNEIIANNGSVQNIERIPNDLKMLYKTVWEIPQKVILKMAADRGAFIDQSQSMNVHMAKPTTEKLTSMHFYGWKMGLKTGMYYLRTKPAVNALQFTVDKSKLRNTISTTSNQSVNSECNNDEELNSSENKWLQNQSSENIEAVFACSRENGDACMACGS